From Pogona vitticeps strain Pit_001003342236 chromosome ZW-PAR, PviZW2.1, whole genome shotgun sequence, one genomic window encodes:
- the TOR4A gene encoding torsin-4A — translation MDPGRKPGLKSPQKLSLLSSPVRAVIRLRRTASVLKKTFLPGDPQAKLFQRQFSLGKAKAAAAASRLAQSSFESSQYFTFDPYVQPPVPRSSKKKKRSKNFRVLYPVNSRKYLPAEDKSKAKRCLLLLVAIVCFQILNAIENLDDNLLRYDLDGLEKTMNREVFGQTLAVESLMGLLKDYLATHIHNKPLVVSFNGPSGVGKSHVGRLLAKHFRSVMGPESVLHYFSLHHCPGDTSPASCQSELSATIGEMVARAETEERIPLFILDEMEFMPTPLLDTLGGFFQTNQTNEFLNAVYVLISNLGGKEVTDLLLQNVSVDRLQPQRKLEELQGVLRPVLHQVHPLWTLAEIVPFQLLEKSHVVSCFYEEMMSEGIYPDPSHIDRLAGQLSYYAKGDQQFAVTGCKQVVATVNLL, via the coding sequence ATGGACCCCGGCCGGAAGCCTGGCTTGAAAAGCCCGCAGAAGCTTTCTCTCCTGTCTTCTCCCGTCCGGGCCGTCATCCGCCTACGAAGGACGGCCAGCGTCCTCAAAAAAACCTTCCTGCCGGGCGATCCGCAGGCGAAACTCTTCCAGCGCCAGTTCTCCTTGGGCAAAGCGAaagcggccgccgccgcctcccgttTGGCCCAAAGCAGCTTCGAGAGCTCCCAATATTTCACCTTCGACCCCTACGTGCAGCCCCCGGTCCCGAGGAgctcgaagaagaagaagaggtcgAAGAACTTCCGCGTGTTGTACCCGGTCAATTCCCGTAAGTACTTGCCCGCCGAGGACAAGAGCAAAGCTAAGAGGTGTCTCCTCCTGCTCGTCGCCATCGTTTGCTTCCAAATTCTCAACGCCATCGAGAACTTGGACGACAATCTCTTGCGATACGACCTGGACGGGCTGGAAAAGACCATGAACCGGGAGGTCTTTGGGCAGACGCTGGCCGTGGAGAGCCTGATGGGCCTCTTGAAGGACTACCTGGCCACCCACATCCACAACAAACCTTTGGTGGTCTCCTTCAACGGCCCCAGCGGGGTCGGGAAAAGCCACGTGGGCCGGCTGCTGGCCAAGCACTTCCGCTCCGTCATGGGCCCTGAGTCGGTCCTCCATTATTTCTCCCTCCATCACTGTCCGGGGGATACCTCCCCGGCCTCCTGCCAGTCAGAGTTATCGGCCACCATCGGCGAGATGGTCGCTCGCGCCGAAACGGAAGAGAGGATCCCCCTCTTCATCCTGGACGAGATGGAATTCATGCCCACGCCGTTGCTGGACACGCTGGGCGGCTTTTTCCAGACCAACCAAACCAACGAATTCCTCAACGCGGTCTACGTCCTCATTAGCAACCTTGGGGGCAAGGAGGTCACCGACCTTCTCCTCCAGAACGTCTCCGTTGACCGCTTGCAACCCCAGAGGAAACTGGAAGAGTTGCAGGGGGTTCTCCGTCCGGTCCTCCACCAAGTCCACCCACTTTGGACCCTGGCAGAGATTGTACCGTTCCAGCTTCTGGAGAAGAGCCACGTCGTAAGCTGCTTCTACGAGGAGATGATGAGCGAAGGGATCTATCCTGACCCCAGCCACATCGACCGCTTGGCTGGGCAGCTCAGCTATTACGCCAAAGGAGACCAGCAGTTTGCCGTAACTGGTTGTAAGCAGGTGGTGGCCACGGTTAATCTCCTATAA
- the RPL35 gene encoding large ribosomal subunit protein uL29: protein MAKIKARDLRGKKKEELLKQLDDLKVELSQLRVAKVTGGAASKLSKIRVVRKSIARVLTVINQTQKENLRKFYKGKKYKPLDLRPKKTRAMRRRLNKHEEGLKTKKQQRKERLYPPRKYAVKA from the exons ATG GCCAAAATCAAAGCCCGCGACTTGcgagggaagaagaaggaagagctgCTGAAGCAGCTCGATGACCTCAAGGTGGAACTCTCTCAGCTCCGCGTCGCCAAGGTGACGGGCGGCGCCGCCTCCAAACTCTCCAAGAT CCGGGTTGTTCGCAAATCGATTGCCAGAGTGCTGACGGTCATTAACCAGACGCAGAAAGAAAACCTCAGGAAGTTCTACAAG GGGAAGAAGTACAAGCCCCTGGACCTGCGGCCGAAGAAGACGCGCGCCATGCGGCGCAGACTCAACAAGCACGAAGAGGGTCTGAAGACCAAGAAACAGCAACGGAAAGAGCGCCTGTATCCCCCTCGGAAATACGCGGTGAAGGCATGA